One region of Pseudoalteromonas sp. R3 genomic DNA includes:
- a CDS encoding GTP-binding protein, which translates to MASNDEFIKQVIFVDTIGAKGRGKTTLTAAITKVLEKDHMASAQDFAALNNAPQHKARSGVTFYRSEAEYESSARVCVQYDYPSLMDQAKGLISGISRVDVAILVVTPEPELIESCGEYLTLLRDCGVSQVVVFINKCDVAQGKEPIGLIEPLVREQLDRYWFDSERTPVIYGSALQALEGDPVWEDKIRDLVRAMDSHFLDPVLFKDQPFLMPVEDVFEIQFRGTYTCGRITSGTLRVKDSVELAGIRDSRQTTCSRIQIGSQPQDCVGAGDHTMIVLKGIPRDEIETGMVLCAKGTLKSCKRFEALLYCLTGEEGGRKTPLHNGFEGDFRLHYLDVAGTVSWTSDIETMAPGDKLNVTVRLSKSMAIKAGVEFEVRQYGQVVAVGRVTCPID; encoded by the coding sequence ATGGCAAGCAACGATGAATTTATTAAACAAGTGATCTTTGTCGATACGATAGGTGCCAAAGGACGCGGTAAAACAACCTTAACTGCTGCTATCACGAAGGTGCTGGAAAAAGACCATATGGCATCAGCACAAGACTTTGCCGCATTAAATAATGCGCCACAACACAAAGCCCGCTCAGGCGTGACCTTTTACCGCTCGGAAGCAGAGTACGAATCCTCAGCGCGAGTGTGCGTTCAATATGATTATCCTAGCTTGATGGACCAAGCCAAGGGGCTGATCAGTGGCATATCCAGGGTCGATGTGGCAATTCTAGTGGTCACACCGGAGCCTGAACTTATTGAGTCGTGTGGCGAATACCTGACGCTATTGCGTGACTGTGGTGTAAGCCAAGTCGTTGTGTTTATTAATAAGTGCGACGTTGCGCAGGGCAAAGAACCCATCGGTCTTATCGAGCCGCTCGTGAGAGAGCAGCTTGATCGATACTGGTTTGATAGTGAAAGGACACCTGTGATCTATGGTTCTGCATTGCAAGCGCTTGAAGGAGACCCCGTTTGGGAAGATAAGATACGGGATTTAGTCAGGGCAATGGATAGTCACTTTTTGGATCCCGTTCTTTTTAAAGATCAGCCTTTCTTAATGCCTGTCGAAGATGTATTTGAGATTCAGTTTCGTGGCACATATACCTGTGGCAGGATTACGTCCGGTACTTTACGAGTAAAAGATTCTGTTGAACTTGCTGGGATTAGAGACTCACGACAGACAACTTGTTCGAGAATACAGATTGGATCTCAGCCACAAGACTGTGTGGGTGCAGGAGACCACACAATGATTGTGCTCAAAGGGATCCCACGCGATGAGATTGAAACAGGCATGGTGCTTTGCGCAAAGGGCACGCTGAAGTCATGTAAACGTTTCGAAGCGCTGCTTTATTGTTTGACCGGTGAAGAGGGCGGACGTAAAACGCCTTTGCACAATGGATTTGAAGGTGACTTTAGACTGCATTACCTTGATGTGGCAGGTACGGTGAGCTGGACCAGCGACATTGAAACGATGGCGCCGGGCGATAAGCTTAACGTGACCGTCAGGCTGAGTAAGTCTATGGCGATAAAAGCGGGTGTAGAATTCGAGGTCCGCCAGTATGGTCAGGTTGTCGCTGTCGGGCGTGTAACTTGTCCCATTGACTGA
- the katG gene encoding catalase/peroxidase HPI produces MTTKIFRKSALAALVSIAVTGLSACASNDDLQQGSQSNGEISKPKGAVGSGNVPMGVAKSNQFWWPDQLDLSALRDHDGRSNPLGENFDYAMAFNQLDMAALKRDMNELLTTSQDWWPADWGNYGPLFIRLAWHSSGTYRTLDGRGGGDGGQMRFDPLNSWPDNGNLDKAKRLLWPLKQKYGEQISWGDLMILAGTVGLENMGFKTYGFAGGRTDDWEPDLVYWGPEVEMLASDREEKDGKLQRPLGATHMGLIYVNPEGPKGKPDPVGSAKNIRVAFGRMAMNDEETVALIAGGHTFGKMHGAHKASKCVGKEPGGAAIEEQGLGWKNKCGKGHSEDTVTSGLEGAWTQAPTRWTTLYLQNLLNFEWQQTRSPGGAIQWIPTDEALHTSVPDAHVKGKFNSPVMTTADLALKYDPEYRKIAERFLANPEEYRLAFAKAWYKLTHRDMGPRARYLGNTAPDEALIWQDPVPAVDHALINEADAKAIKLDILKTGISVPALIRTAWASAASFRASDMRGGANGARVMLAPQKDWPVNNPDELSSVLNQLQAVQARFNRAAGGTKQVSMADVIVLAGAAAVEQAAKNAGVTVSVPFTPGRTDAIQAQTDVDSFALLEPKADAFRNYFDVSASYRSPTEMLVDKADQLNLTVPEMTVLLGGLRVLGANAMGSQHGVFTDKVGTLSNDFFVNLLSMSHQWQKTSQPGLYESIDRSTGKKRFTATSVDLIFGSNSELRAVAEVYAYDNAQQKFAEDFVKAWHKVMQLDRFDLRHQL; encoded by the coding sequence ATGACGACAAAAATATTTAGAAAATCAGCCTTAGCTGCGCTGGTAAGTATAGCGGTAACGGGCCTCAGCGCCTGCGCCAGCAACGACGACCTGCAACAAGGCAGCCAGTCTAATGGCGAGATTAGCAAGCCTAAAGGCGCTGTCGGGTCCGGCAATGTACCTATGGGCGTGGCCAAATCCAATCAGTTCTGGTGGCCGGATCAGCTTGACCTGTCAGCCCTGCGCGACCACGACGGCCGCTCTAATCCACTGGGTGAAAACTTCGACTATGCTATGGCATTCAACCAGTTAGATATGGCTGCGCTGAAGCGTGATATGAATGAGCTGCTTACCACGTCACAAGACTGGTGGCCAGCTGACTGGGGCAACTACGGGCCGCTGTTTATTCGCCTGGCCTGGCACAGCTCAGGTACTTATCGTACATTAGATGGTCGCGGTGGTGGTGATGGCGGTCAGATGCGCTTTGACCCGCTCAACAGCTGGCCAGACAATGGCAACCTGGATAAAGCCAAACGCCTGTTGTGGCCGCTTAAGCAAAAGTATGGTGAGCAAATTTCCTGGGGCGATTTGATGATTCTGGCCGGCACCGTTGGCCTTGAAAACATGGGCTTTAAAACTTATGGCTTCGCCGGTGGACGCACGGACGACTGGGAACCGGACTTAGTCTACTGGGGTCCAGAGGTTGAAATGCTGGCCAGTGATCGCGAAGAAAAAGACGGTAAATTACAACGTCCGCTCGGTGCAACACACATGGGCTTAATCTACGTGAATCCGGAAGGTCCTAAAGGCAAGCCCGATCCAGTAGGCTCCGCCAAAAACATCCGCGTGGCGTTTGGTCGTATGGCCATGAATGACGAAGAAACCGTGGCACTTATCGCCGGTGGGCACACCTTTGGTAAAATGCACGGCGCGCATAAAGCCAGTAAATGTGTGGGTAAAGAACCTGGTGGTGCAGCGATTGAAGAGCAAGGCCTTGGCTGGAAAAACAAATGTGGTAAAGGTCACTCCGAAGATACCGTTACCAGTGGTCTGGAAGGCGCATGGACTCAGGCACCGACCCGCTGGACTACACTCTACCTGCAAAACCTGCTGAACTTTGAATGGCAGCAAACACGCAGCCCGGGTGGCGCAATTCAGTGGATCCCAACCGATGAAGCGTTGCACACCTCAGTACCCGATGCGCATGTCAAAGGTAAGTTCAACTCACCGGTAATGACCACGGCCGATCTGGCGCTGAAGTATGACCCTGAGTATCGCAAAATTGCCGAGCGCTTTTTGGCCAACCCGGAAGAATACCGCCTGGCCTTTGCCAAAGCCTGGTACAAACTCACACACCGCGACATGGGCCCGCGTGCCCGCTATCTGGGCAATACCGCGCCTGATGAAGCGTTAATCTGGCAAGATCCGGTTCCGGCAGTTGATCATGCTTTAATTAATGAAGCCGATGCCAAAGCGATTAAGCTGGATATTCTGAAAACGGGTATCAGCGTACCGGCGCTTATTCGCACTGCCTGGGCGTCTGCTGCCAGCTTCCGTGCCTCGGATATGCGCGGTGGCGCCAATGGCGCCCGTGTTATGCTGGCACCGCAAAAAGACTGGCCAGTTAACAACCCAGATGAGCTATCGTCGGTTTTAAATCAGCTACAAGCTGTGCAGGCACGCTTTAACCGCGCAGCAGGCGGCACTAAGCAAGTCTCCATGGCGGATGTGATTGTACTGGCAGGTGCCGCCGCAGTTGAACAGGCAGCCAAGAATGCCGGTGTTACGGTGTCTGTGCCCTTTACTCCGGGGCGCACCGACGCGATCCAGGCACAAACCGACGTGGATTCATTCGCGCTGCTTGAGCCAAAAGCGGATGCGTTCCGAAACTACTTTGACGTGAGCGCCAGCTACCGCTCACCAACCGAAATGTTGGTTGATAAAGCCGACCAGCTTAATCTGACTGTGCCAGAAATGACGGTGCTGCTGGGTGGGTTACGTGTACTGGGTGCCAATGCTATGGGCTCTCAGCACGGTGTATTCACCGACAAAGTGGGCACGCTCAGCAACGACTTTTTCGTCAATCTGCTGAGCATGTCTCATCAGTGGCAAAAAACCAGTCAGCCCGGTTTATACGAGAGTATCGACCGCAGCACAGGCAAAAAGCGCTTCACGGCCACCAGTGTGGATTTGATCTTTGGCTCAAACTCAGAGCTACGCGCCGTGGCCGAAGTCTATGCCTATGACAACGCCCAGCAAAAGTTTGCAGAGGACTTTGTTAAAGCCTGGCACAAAGTGATGCAACTGGACCGTTTTGACTTGCGTCATCAGTTGTAA
- a CDS encoding MFS transporter, with protein sequence MPLALFALTLSAFAIGTTEFVIVGLVPTIAQDLGVSLPSAGLLVSLYALGVAVGAPVLTALTGRWRRKQVLLTLMALFIGGNLLAWQAPGYDSLIVARILTGLAHGVFFSIGSTIATSLVSKEKEASAIAIMFTGLTVALVTGVPLGTWIGQEFGWRATFLIVSLLGLVAFLGSAFLLPGNLKQAEPAKLSEQLKVLTQPRLLLVYAMTAVGYGGTFVTFTYLAPILEQVSGFAASSVGLIMLVYGVSVAVGNIWGGRLADRLGPVKALYIIFSALALVLFVFTWTAGSQIGSVFTVLLWGAFAFGNVPGLQVYVVQLAEKHTPNAVDVASGLNIAAFNIGIAIGSVVGGVVVEEMSLQDTPWVGGTIVILALLLTRASGLMDKRVHRLASC encoded by the coding sequence ATGCCTTTAGCTTTGTTTGCGCTGACCTTAAGCGCATTTGCTATCGGGACGACCGAGTTTGTGATTGTTGGGCTGGTACCTACGATTGCCCAAGATTTAGGTGTTTCACTTCCCTCTGCGGGTTTGCTGGTGAGTTTATATGCGCTTGGCGTTGCTGTCGGGGCACCAGTATTGACAGCGCTGACCGGGCGATGGCGCCGTAAACAGGTACTGTTAACACTAATGGCTTTGTTTATTGGCGGCAATCTGCTGGCCTGGCAGGCGCCTGGTTATGATTCATTGATTGTTGCGCGGATCCTGACTGGATTGGCACATGGGGTGTTTTTCTCTATCGGCTCGACCATAGCGACTAGTCTGGTCAGTAAAGAAAAAGAAGCCAGTGCCATTGCCATTATGTTTACTGGCCTGACTGTTGCTCTGGTCACTGGTGTCCCACTGGGTACCTGGATTGGTCAGGAGTTTGGTTGGCGAGCAACCTTTTTGATTGTGTCATTACTCGGTTTGGTGGCATTTTTGGGCAGCGCTTTTTTGCTACCCGGGAACCTTAAACAAGCAGAGCCTGCCAAGCTGAGCGAACAGCTCAAAGTACTGACTCAGCCACGTCTGTTACTGGTGTATGCCATGACTGCTGTCGGCTATGGTGGTACGTTTGTGACTTTCACTTACTTGGCCCCTATCTTGGAGCAGGTTTCCGGATTTGCCGCCAGCTCAGTTGGGTTAATTATGCTGGTTTATGGCGTCTCCGTTGCCGTAGGGAACATTTGGGGCGGCAGGTTGGCTGACCGTCTGGGTCCTGTGAAAGCACTGTATATTATTTTTAGCGCGTTGGCGCTGGTGTTGTTTGTGTTCACATGGACGGCGGGCAGCCAAATTGGTTCGGTATTCACCGTATTGTTGTGGGGCGCATTTGCATTCGGTAATGTACCAGGCTTGCAAGTTTATGTGGTGCAGTTGGCCGAGAAGCATACCCCCAATGCGGTGGATGTTGCATCCGGGCTTAATATCGCGGCATTTAATATCGGGATTGCCATTGGCTCGGTGGTCGGTGGGGTCGTCGTTGAAGAAATGTCATTACAGGATACGCCCTGGGTTGGGGGCACTATCGTGATATTGGCATTGTTGCTGACACGAGCCTCTGGTCTTATGGACAAGCGAGTGCACCGACTGGCATCTTGTTAG